One Sesamum indicum cultivar Zhongzhi No. 13 unplaced genomic scaffold, S_indicum_v1.0 scaffold00216, whole genome shotgun sequence genomic window carries:
- the LOC105179808 gene encoding lysine-specific demethylase JMJ705-like isoform X2 — MMSLDVLLSAGVPWCSSRICCHFPRAYHSGFSPGYYCGDVADMANTESSSVAREAAIHSAAIRCPPMVSRFQLSYDLAVSLCSS, encoded by the exons ATGATGTCCCTGGATGTGCTTCTTAGTGCTGGTGTTCCGTGGTGCAG CTCGAGAATTTGTTGTCACTTCCCAAGAGCTTATCACTCGGGGTTCAGTCCTG GATATTATTGTGGAGATGTTGCTGATATGGCTAATACTGAATCGTCGAGTGTTGCAAGAGAAGCTGCAATACATAGTGCAGCTATTAGGTGTCCTCCAATGGTGTCTCGCTTCCAGTTATCATATGATCTTGCAGTCTCCTTATGTTCtag CTGA
- the LOC105179808 gene encoding lysine-specific demethylase JMJ705-like isoform X1, producing MCFLVLVFRGAGSRICCHFPRAYHSGFSPGYYCGDVADMANTESSSVAREAAIHSAAIRCPPMVSRFQLSYDLAVSLCSRFVFFSYV from the exons ATGTGCTTCTTAGTGCTGGTGTTCCGTGGTGCAG GCTCGAGAATTTGTTGTCACTTCCCAAGAGCTTATCACTCGGGGTTCAGTCCTG GATATTATTGTGGAGATGTTGCTGATATGGCTAATACTGAATCGTCGAGTGTTGCAAGAGAAGCTGCAATACATAGTGCAGCTATTAGGTGTCCTCCAATGGTGTCTCGCTTCCAGTTATCATATGATCTTGCAGTCTCCTTATGTTCtaggtttgttttcttttcttatgtgTGA
- the LOC110011390 gene encoding dnaJ homolog subfamily C GRV2-like, with the protein MWCHRYYLRNLCDEIRFPNWPIVEHVEFLQSLLVMWREELTRRPMDLSEEEACKILEISIDEVSRDDAPKKPSLESVEEIPNISKQIEYIDEEKLKRQYRKLAMKYHPNKNPEGREKFLAVQKAYECLQVTMQGLQGPQTWRLLLLLKGQCILCRRYGNVLMPFKYAGYPMLLSAITVDKDDNNFLSSDRAHLLVASSELVWLTCESSPFNGEELVRDGGIPLLATLLSRCMCVVQPTTPATEPYATIVASIMRTFSVLSQFESARTEMLEFSGLVDDIVHCTELELVPAAIDAALQTIAHLSISSEIQNALLKAGVLW; encoded by the exons ATGTGGTGTCATCGTTATTATCTTCGAAACTTATGTGATGAAATTAGATTTCCTAATTGGCCTATTGTTGAACATGTTGAGTTTTTGCAATCATTGCTAGTAATGTGGAGAGAAGAGTTAACTCGAAGGCCAATGGACCTTTCTGAAGAAGAAGCTTGCAAGATACTAGAGATTTCCATTGATGAAGTATCCAGAGACGACGCCCCTAAGAAACCAAGTCTTGAGTCAGTTGAGGAGATACCTAATATATCAAAGCAGATTGAGTATATTGATGAGGAAAAGCTCAAGAGACAGTATAGGAAACTTGCAATGAAGTATCATCCAAACAAAAATCCTGAAGGGAGGGAGAAGTTTCTGGCAGTGCAGAAAGCTTATGAGTGCTTGCAG GTGACCATGCAAGGATTGCAAGGTCCCCAGACTTGGAGGTTGTTGCTTCTCTTAAAGGGCCAGTGTATTCTATGTAGGCGATATGGGAATGTATTGATGCCATTCAAATATGCTGGATATCCTATGCTCTTAAGTGCCATTACAGTGGACAAGGATGAtaacaattttctttcctctgaTCGAGCACATCTTCTAGTTGCATCCTCGGAGCTTGTTTGGTTGAC GTGCGAGTCTTCACCATTCAATGGTGAAGAGCTTGTGAGAGATGGTGGAATACCTCTTCTTGCAACACTCCTTTCCCGTTGCATGTGTGTGGTCCAACCAACAACTCCTGCCACTGAACCGTACGCTACTATTGTTGCTAGCATAATGCGAACTTTTTCAGTTTTGAGTCAGTTTGAAAGTGCGAGAACTGAGATGCTCGAATTTTCAGGATTAGTTGATGACATTGTTCATTGCACTGAACTTGAGCTTGTTCCTGCTGCTATTGATGCTGCCCTGCAGACCATTGCTCACCTTTCTATCTCGTCTGAAATTCAAAATGCCCTTCTGAAGGCTGGTGTACTGTGGTAA